In Lysobacter firmicutimachus, one genomic interval encodes:
- the ftsA gene encoding cell division protein FtsA gives MNRKGDKSLIVGLDIGTSKVVALVGEYSPGNPIEVIGIGSHESRGLKRGVVVDIESTVQSIQRAIEEAELMAGCEIRSVYASISGNHIQCRNSQGIAPIRDGEVTYGDLDRVLEAAKAVAIPADQKILHAIPRDYVLDDSQEGIRNPVGMTGVRLEVHAHLVVCAQSAAANISKCVQRCGLQVDDLILGVLASSNAVLTSDERELGVVLVDIGAGTTDISVFVQGAIAHSASLPIAGDKVTEDIAHMLRTPTPEAEQIKVRYACALAQMATAEESIQVPSVGDRPPRRMPRHSLAQAVQARYEEIFEMIQAELRRSGFEHHVRAGMVLTGGAAKMEGVVELAEEMLQMPVRVGIPQHVTGLGEVVGNPVHATGVGLLLMGSQIENPRRPVISTGRAGSFFNRIKNWYRGEF, from the coding sequence ATGAATCGCAAAGGCGACAAGTCGCTGATCGTGGGCCTCGACATCGGCACCTCCAAGGTGGTGGCGCTGGTCGGCGAGTATTCCCCCGGCAACCCGATCGAAGTGATCGGCATCGGCTCGCACGAATCGCGCGGGCTCAAGCGCGGCGTGGTCGTCGACATCGAATCGACCGTGCAGTCGATCCAGCGCGCGATCGAGGAGGCCGAGCTGATGGCCGGCTGCGAGATCCGCTCGGTCTACGCCTCGATCTCCGGCAACCACATCCAGTGCCGCAACTCGCAGGGCATCGCCCCGATCCGCGACGGCGAAGTCACCTACGGCGACCTGGATCGGGTGCTGGAAGCGGCCAAGGCCGTGGCGATTCCGGCCGACCAGAAGATCCTGCATGCGATCCCGCGCGACTACGTGCTCGACGACTCGCAGGAAGGCATCCGCAACCCGGTCGGCATGACCGGCGTGCGCCTGGAGGTGCACGCGCACCTGGTGGTGTGCGCGCAGTCGGCCGCGGCCAACATCAGCAAGTGCGTGCAGCGCTGCGGCCTGCAGGTCGACGACCTGATCCTGGGCGTGCTGGCGTCCAGCAACGCGGTGCTGACCAGCGACGAGCGCGAGCTCGGCGTGGTGCTGGTCGACATCGGCGCCGGCACCACCGACATCTCGGTGTTCGTGCAGGGCGCGATCGCGCACAGCGCCAGCCTGCCGATCGCCGGCGACAAGGTCACCGAGGACATCGCCCACATGCTGCGCACGCCGACCCCGGAAGCGGAGCAGATCAAGGTGCGCTACGCCTGTGCGCTGGCGCAGATGGCCACCGCCGAGGAGTCGATCCAGGTGCCCAGCGTCGGCGACCGCCCGCCGCGGCGCATGCCGCGCCACTCGTTGGCGCAGGCGGTGCAGGCGCGCTACGAGGAAATCTTCGAAATGATCCAGGCCGAGCTGCGCCGCTCGGGCTTCGAGCATCACGTCCGCGCCGGCATGGTCCTGACCGGCGGCGCGGCCAAGATGGAAGGCGTGGTCGAACTGGCCGAGGAAATGCTGCAGATGCCGGTGCGGGTGGGCATTCCCCAGCACGTCACCGGCCTGGGCGAAGTGGTCGGCAACCCGGTCCACGCCACCGGCGTCGGCCTGCTGCTGATGGGCAGCCAGATCGAGAACCCGCGCCGTCCGGTGATCTCCACCGGTCGCGCCGGCAGTTTCTTCAACCGGATCAAGAATTGGTATCGCGGCGAGTTCTGA